The following are encoded in a window of Carya illinoinensis cultivar Pawnee chromosome 15, C.illinoinensisPawnee_v1, whole genome shotgun sequence genomic DNA:
- the LOC122297283 gene encoding UDP-glycosyltransferase 73C3-like has protein sequence MAPQYSGTNHQLHFVMIPFLCPGHIIPMVDMARLLAQRGVIITIITTTLNAVRIKPIIGRAIESGLPIRLVQLRLQLHEVGLPEGCESIDAIPSRDLFMNFFAAVNKLQQPMEELLKDMESSPSCILADKNLLWTTDVAGKFNIPILLFDGTGCFNLLCCQSLHASQVHLSASDSEPFVVPGLPERIELTKAQLPSSLNPSMQDNSKDLHAKVRASEEGAYGIVINSFEELELAYVKEYRKAKGDDKVWCIGPVSLSNKTDLEKAQRGNKSSIDENKCLKWLDSWPENSVVYACLGTLCRLTPLQLIELGLGLEACNRPFLWVIRGDNGKEELEKWILEDGFEERIKGRGLLIRGWAPQVLILSHPAIGGFLTHCGWNSTLEAVCAGVPMVTWPLFADQFFNEKLVVQVLKIGESVGNETAVPVGEDGKSGVLVKREKVREAIQKIMAEGTEREERGERVRKLAEMAKEATENGGSSFLNITLLIEDIRKLGMMGIQA, from the coding sequence ATGGCACCACAATATTCAGGcaccaatcaccaacttcactTTGTGATGATACCGTTTTTGTGTCCGGGACACATTATTCCCATGGTTGACATGGCTAGGCTGCTGGCACAACGTGGTGTTATCATCACCATTATCACGACAACCTTAAATGCCGTCCGAATCAAGCCGATCATTGGCCGTGCCATTGAATCTGGGCTCCCAATCCGACTTGTCCAACTCCGGTTGCAACTCCATGAGGTGGGCTTGCCGGAGGGATGTGAAAGTATCGATGCAATCCCTTCACGCGACTTGTTTATGAACTTCTTTGCTGCTGTTAATAAGCTGCAACAACCAATGGAAGAATTACTTAAAGACATGGAATCGAGTCCGAGCTGCATATTGGCCGACAAGAATCTTCTTTGGACAACTGATGTTGCTGGAAAGTTTAACATACCGATACTTTTATTTGATGGCACAGGTTGTTTCAATCTCTTGTGCTGTCAAAGTTTGCACGCATCTCAGGTCCATTTGAGTGCCTCCGATTCAGAACCCTTTGTAGTGCCAGGTTTACCTGAAAGAATTGAGTTAACTAAAGCACAACTACCATCGAGCTTGAATCCCTCCATGCAAGATAATTCTAAAGATCTTCATGCAAAGGTAAGAGCATCTGAAGAAGGAGCTTATGGAATAGTGATCAACAGCTTTGAGGAGTTGGAATTAGCATATGTCAAGGAGTATCGAAAGGCAAAAGGAGATGATAAAGTTTGGTGTATTGGGCCGGTTTCACTATCCAACAAGACAGACTTGGAGAAGGCTCAGAGAGGTAACAAGTCATCCATTGACGAAAACAAGTGCTTGAAGTGGCTTGATTCGTGGCCTGAGAATTCTGTCGTTTATGCTTGTCTTGGAACCCTTTGTCGCCTCACACCATTACAATTAATAGAGCTTGGTCTAGGCTTGGAAGCTTGCAACAGGCCATTTCTCTGGGTCATTAGAGGAGATAATGGAAAAGAAGAGTTGGAAAAGTGGATATTAGAGGATGGTTttgaagagagaataaaagggaGAGGCCTCTTGATCAGGGGCTGGGCTCCTCAAGTACTGATCTTGTCACACCCTGCAATCGGAGGGTTTTTGACCCATTGTGGTTGGAATTCAACGCTAGAAGCGGTTTGTGCTGGCGTGCCAATGGTGACATGGCCTCTTTTTGCTGATCAGTTTTTTAATGAGAAGTTGGTTGTGCAAGTTTTGAAAATTGGTGAGAGCGTAGGGAATGAGACAGCTGTCCCCGTGGGGGAGGATGGGAAGTCTGGAGTCTTGGTGAAGAGGGAGAAAGTTAGGGAAgctatacaaaaaataatggcTGAAGGAACAGAAAGGGAAGAGAGAGGAGAACGAGTAAGAAAGCTTGCAGAGATGGCAAAGGAGGCAACAGAAAATGGCGGATCTTCATTCCTTAACATTACATTGTTAATTGAAGATATAAGGAAACTGGGCATGATGGGCATTCAAGCTTAA
- the LOC122297599 gene encoding UDP-glycosyltransferase 73C6-like codes for MALETQNLHFVLLPHLSHGHLIPMADMAKLLAQHGVSVTIITTPINGARSKPVIDQATQSGLHIQLLQVQFPCSEVGLPEGCESMDALPSKDMLQNFLTGISMLQQPVEQLLIELKPSPSCIISDKYFAWTDRTARKYRIPRIVFDGTSCFALLCTHNIITSKVCEHVSESEPFVVPGLPDRIELTKSQLPNSVNIVPSNTAGIRKEIREAELAAYGVIVNSFEELETAYVREYRKVRGEKVWCIGPVSLTNQNNLDKAARGDKPSIDENQCLIWLDSWRQGSVVYACLGSLSRSTSAQLIELGLGLEASNRPFIWVIRSGDRLAELEKWISEEKFEERVKGRGLVIKGWAPQLLILSHPAVGGFLTHCGWNSLLEGICAGLPMITWPLFAEQFYNEKLAVQVLKIGVPVGAKFVVNWGLEEKHGVVVKREQVKIAIDQLMDEGDQVGQDRRKRARELGDMAKSAIEEGGSSYLSMKLLIQDIIEVCNK; via the coding sequence ATGGCTCTTGAAACCCAAAACCTTCACTTCGTTTTGCTCCCCCACCTGTCCCATGGCCACCTGATCCCCATGGCGGACATGGCCAAGTTACTAGCACAGCATGGTGTGAGCGTCACCATTATCACCACCCCCATCAATGGCGCTCGATCTAAACCAGTCATAGATCAGGCCACCCAATCCGGGCTCCATATCCAGCTTCTCCAGGTCCAATTTCCATGCTCTGAAGTTGGGTTGCCTGAAGGATGTGAAAGCATGGACGCCCTCCCCTCAAAAGAcatgttgcaaaattttttgaCAGGCATCAGCATGCTGCAACAACCAGTGGAGCAGCTTCTGATCGAGCTAAAGCCTTCTCCAAGCTGCATCATTTCCGACAAATATTTTGCCTGGACTGACCGCACAGCCCGTAAGTATCGGATTCCCAGAATTGTTTTTGATGGTACTAGTTGTTTTGCGCTCCTTTGTACACACAACATAATCACATCCAAGGTTTGTGAGCATGTGTCCGAGTCGGAGCCCTTTGTTGTGCCTGGTTTGCCGGATAGAATCGAGCTAACTAAATCCCAACTCCCTAATTCTGTCAATATTGTCCCCTCCAACACAGCGGGTATTCGCAAAGAAATTAGAGAGGCTGAACTAGCAGCATATGGGGTTATAGTCAACTCCTTCGAGGAATTAGAAACAGCATATGTTAGAGAATACCGAAAGGTCAGAGGAGAGAAAGTTTGGTGTATAGGGCCGGTGTCACTAACCAACCAAAACAACCTAGATAAGGCAGCCAGAGGTGACAAACCTTCCATTGATGAAAACCAATGTCTGATTTGGCTTGATTCGTGGAGACAAGGTTCCGTAGTCTACGCTTGTTTGGGAAGCCTCAGTCGCTCGACATCTGCACAGCTGATAGAGCTTGGATTAGGCTTAGAAGCATCAAACCGACCTTTCATTTGGGTGATAAGATCAGGAGACAGATTAGCTGAGCTTGAGAAATGGATTTCAGAAGAAAAATTTGAGGAAAGGGTCAAAGGGAGAGGGCTTGTGATTAAGGGTTGGGCTCCGCAACTGTTGATTTTGTCACATCCTGCAGTGGGAGGGTTCTTAACACATTGTGGATGGAACTCATTACTTGAAGGAATATGTGCAGGCTTGCCAATGATAACATGGCCGCTGTTTGCTGAGCAATTTTACAACGAGAAGTTGGCTGTGCAAGTGTTGAAGATTGGTGTGCCTGTGGGGGCCAAATTTGTTGTGAATTGGGGACTGGAAGAGAAGCATGGAGTGGTGGTGAAGAGGGAACAAGTTAAAATAGCAATAGATCAGTTGATGGATGAAGGAGATCAGGTAGGACAAGATAGAAGAAAGAGAGCTAGAGAGCTTGGGGATATGGCCAAGAGTGCAATTGAAGAAGGAGGTTCTTCCTATCTCAGCATGAAATTGTTAATCCAAGATATCATTGAAGTATGCAACAAgtga
- the LOC122297480 gene encoding protein CYPRO4 produces MGANHSREDLELSDSDAENYEEQSDQEEAEEEEENYHDAKDRSSERRPQTPSSLDQVEAKLKALQLKYPSSDQNPNLKNAVKLYLHIGGNTPIAKWVVSEKLTSYSFVKTSRIDGDNDEDEDGDDDEEGGDSWWFLKVSSKIRVKVSTEAQLKTFGDQRRVDFVSKGVWAMKFYSDEDYKGFVAKFQECLFENTYGVEATEENKVKLYGKDFIGWLKPETLDDSMWEDADDAFSKSPSSETPVRASHDLREEFEEVANGGIQSLALGALDNSFLVGDSGIQVVKNFAHGIQGKGVCVNFDGGDYRSGSSMAHSTPRKALLMKAETNMLLMSPMNGGKPHSKGLHQLDIETGRIVTEWKFEKDGTDITMRDVTNESKGAQLDPSGSTFLGLDDNRLCRWDMRDRKGMVQNLANASTPVLNWTQGHQFSRGTNFQCFATTGDGSIVVGSLDGKIRLYSINSMRQAKTAFPGLGSPITHVDVTFDGKWILGTTDTYLILICTLFTDKDGKTKNGFSGRMGNRISAPRLLKLNPLDSHLAGVNNKFRNAQFSWVTENGKQERHLVATVGKFSVIWNFLQVKNSSHECYRNQDGLKSCYCYKIVLKDDSIVDSRFMHEKFAVTDSPEAPLVIATPMKVSSFSISSRR; encoded by the exons ATGGGTGCCAATCACAGCCGCGAAGATCTGGAGCTCTCCGACTCCGACGCAGAAAATTACGAAGAACAGTCGGATCAAGAAGaagctgaagaagaagaagaaaactaccATGACGCAAAAGATAGGTCCTCGGAGCGCCGACCCCAAACACCGTCTTCGCTTGATCAAGTAGAGGCCAAGCTCAAGGCCCTGCAGCTTAAATACCCCTCCTCAGACCAGAATCCCAATCTCAAGAATGCCGTCAAGCTCTACCTCCACATCGGCGGAAACACCCCCATCGCCAAATGGGTAGTCTCAGAGAAACTCACTTCGTACTCTTTCGTCAAGACCTCTCGAATCGACGGTGACAATGACGAGGACGAAGACGGGGACGATGACGAGGAGGGCGGAGATTCTTGGTGGTTTTTGAAAGTGAGTTCCAAGATTAGGGTGAAGGTTTCAACGGAGGCGCAATTGAAGACTTTCGGGGATCAGCGTCGCGTTGATTTTGTGTCCAAAGGTGTTTGGGCGATGAAGTTTTATAGCGACGAGGACTACAAGGGTTTTGTTGCTAAGTTTCAGGAATGTTTGTTTGAGAATACGTACGGGGTGGAGGCCACGGAGGAGAATAAGGTGAAGTTGTACGGGAAAGACTTCATTGGGTGGTTGAAGCCGGAAACTTTGGACGACTCTATGTGGGAAGACGCTGATGATGCATTCTCAAAGAGCCCGAGTTCGGAAACGCCGGTGAGAGCGAGCCATGATTTGAGGGAGGAGTTTGAGGAGGTGGCCAACGGTGGGATACAGAGCTTGGCATTGGGGGCGTTGGATAATAGTTTCTTAGTTGGTGATTCGGGCATTCAGGTTGTCAAGAACTTCGCTCATGGAATTCAAGGGAAAGGCGTTTGTGTCAATTTCGACGGTGGGGATTACAGGAGTGGTTCGAGTATGGCGCACTCCACGCCGAGAAAGGCACTGCTTATGAAGGCAGAGACTAATATGCTCCTCATGAGTCCAATGAATGGGGGGAAGCCTCACTCCAAAGGGCTCCATCAGCTTGATATTGAAACTGGGAGGATTGTTACGGAGTGGAAGTTTGAGAAAGATGGAACTGATATTACAATGAGGGATGTGACAAATGAGAGTAAAGGAGCACAATTGGATCCCTCGGGCTCAACATTTTTGGGATTGGATGACAACAGGCTTTGCCGGTGGGATATGCGTGATCGAAAAGGGATGGTTCAAAATCTTGCTAATGCTAGCACCCCAGTCTTGAATTGGACACAGGGGCATCAGTTCTCCCGAGGGACTAATTTTCAGTGCTTTGCAACTACCGGTGATGGCTcaattgttgttgggtctcttGATGGGAAGATTAGATTGTATTCAATCAACTCTATGCGACAAGCGAAGACGGCTTTCCCGGGCCTTGGTTCACCTATTACTCATGTGGATGTTACCTTTGATGGGAAGTGGATCTTGGGCACTACGGATACCTATTTGATCCTTATCTGCACGCTCTTTACTGACAAGGATGGGAAAACAAAGAATGGGTTTAGTGGCCGTATGGGAAATAGGATTTCGGCTCCGAGATTGTTGAAGCTAAATCCACTGGATTCGCATCTAGCTGGAGTAAATAATAAGTTTCGAAACGCTCAGTTTTCATGG GTCACGGAGAATGGAAAGCAGGAGCGCCATTTGGTTGCAACAGTGGGAAAATTTAGTGTGATATGGAACTTCTTACAGGTGAAGAATAGCTCTCATGAATGCTACCGCAATCAGGATGGTCTCAAGAGCTGCTATTGTTACAAGATAGTCCTGAAGGATGACTCCATAGTTGATAGTCGCTTCATGCATGAGAAATTTGCCGTCACCGATTCACCCGAGGCCCCGCTGGTCATTGCAACCCCCATGAAAGTCAGCTCCTTCAGCATATCCAGCAGGCGATGA